GGCGGAGCGCGCACACGTGCTGTCCGTGCTGCCGAACGTGCCGCTGGAGCTGCTCGACCCGAGCCGATGGACGCCGTGACCGATCTGTTCGACCTGAGCGGCCGCACCGCCGTGGTGACCGGCGCGACCGGGCGGCTCGGCCGCACGTTCGCGTCCGTGCTGGCCGCGGCCGGCGCGACGGTGTGGGCGGTGTCCCGCTCCGGCGACGCGGTGGCCGGCTGCCACCCGTTCGTCTGCGACGTGACCTCGGACGCGGCCGTGACCGCGCTCGGTGCGGCGCTGCGGGACCGTGCCGGACGACTGGACGTGCTGGTGCACGCGGCGCACGTGGGCCGCGCCGGTTCGCTGGTCACGGCCTCGTCCGCGGACTACGCGGAGGCGGCGGACCTGGCACTGACCGCGTTCCAGCGGCTGCTGTCCGCCACCCGCGACCTGCTGTGCAAGGCCGCGGTGGACGGGTCGCCGTCGGTGATCGCGGTGTCGTCCATGTACGGCCTGGTCAGCCCGCGTCCGGTCTACGACGACCCGGCCGCGGGCAACCCGCCCTACTACGGCGCGGTCAAGGCCGGCGTGGTGCAGCTGGCCCGGTACGCGGCCGCGGAGCTGGGCCCGCTGGGCGTGCGGGTGAACACGCTGACCCCGGGCGCGTTCCCCGGGCCGGGCGCGGACCCGGGCCTGGTCGGCCGGCTGGGCGCGCAGACGCCGCTGGGCCGGGTGGGCGAGCCGGCCGAGCTGGCGACCGCGCTGCTGTTCCTGGCCTCGCCGCGATCGACGTATGTGACCGGTGCGAACGTTGTCGTCGATGGTGGCCGGACCGCCTGGTAGAAGCGGGCCGGAACCGTCGTGA
This genomic window from Catenuloplanes niger contains:
- a CDS encoding SDR family NAD(P)-dependent oxidoreductase yields the protein MTDLFDLSGRTAVVTGATGRLGRTFASVLAAAGATVWAVSRSGDAVAGCHPFVCDVTSDAAVTALGAALRDRAGRLDVLVHAAHVGRAGSLVTASSADYAEAADLALTAFQRLLSATRDLLCKAAVDGSPSVIAVSSMYGLVSPRPVYDDPAAGNPPYYGAVKAGVVQLARYAAAELGPLGVRVNTLTPGAFPGPGADPGLVGRLGAQTPLGRVGEPAELATALLFLASPRSTYVTGANVVVDGGRTAW